Sequence from the Wielerella bovis genome:
ATTTTCTTTATGCTTGGATATTTTTTCAGGCTGCTTATTATATAGGGAGTTGGGTGTTTTTGTGTGTAGATAATGCTCGATAGAGAAGATATTCATTATTGCTAATAAATAGGGATATTCAATAAAATAGGCAGCCTGAAAACTTTTCAGGCTGCCTATTTTGTTTATTTAAAGAATAGCTTATATAGCTTATTCAGCAGTCAAAACCACTTTCATAGCTTGGTTTTCTGCTGCATGTTTGAATACATCGTAAGCTTTTTCCATTTCGCTGAATTTGAAATGGTGAGTCAGCATTTTGGTGTAATCCACGCTGCTGGTTGAAATAGCTTTCATCAACATTTCTGTAGTGTTGGCATTTACCAAACCTGTGGTAATTTTTAGGTTTTTAATCCACAATTTTTCCAGTTTGAAATCAACTGGTTTACCATGTACGCCCACAACTGAGATATTACCGCCCGCTTTGACGATGTCTTGACACATTTCCCAAGTAGCTGGTAAACCAACGGCTTCAATCGCAACATCTACGCCATCGGTACCAACAATATCAAATACTTGTTTTTGTACATCGCCAGAAGCAGGGTTAATCACATGAGTTGCCCCCAATTCTTTTGCCAATTTCAAGCGGTTTTCGTCCATGTCGCACATAATCAATACGCCTGGGCTGTATAATTGTGCTGTCAGCAAAGCAGACATACCTACAGGACCTGCACCTGCGATGAATACGGTATCGCCTGGTTTCACATCGCCATATTGTACGCCGATTTCATGCGCGGTTGGCAAAGCGTCAGACAGCAATAATGCTACTTCTTCGTTTACATTATCTGGTACTGGAATCAGACTGTTGTCTGCATAAGGTGTGCGAACAAATTCAGCTTGTGTGCCGTCAATCATATAGCCCAAAATCCAGCCACCATTGCGGCAATGTGAATAAAGTTGTTCTTTACAATTATCGCAAGTGCAGCATTTTGATACACAAGAAATAATTACTTTGTCGCCCACTTTGATATTTTTCACAGCAGAGCCGACTTCTTCCACAATACCGATACCCTCGTGTCCCAAAATGCGTCCTGGTGTGATTTCAGGATTCTTGCCTTTCCAAATGCCCAAATCTGTACCGCAAATTGTGGTTTTTGTAATACGAATCACAGCATCAGTAGGGT
This genomic interval carries:
- a CDS encoding zinc-dependent alcohol dehydrogenase family protein, which produces MKAMVYYGEGDIRFEEHAKPTIIDPTDAVIRITKTTICGTDLGIWKGKNPEITPGRILGHEGIGIVEEVGSAVKNIKVGDKVIISCVSKCCTCDNCKEQLYSHCRNGGWILGYMIDGTQAEFVRTPYADNSLIPVPDNVNEEVALLLSDALPTAHEIGVQYGDVKPGDTVFIAGAGPVGMSALLTAQLYSPGVLIMCDMDENRLKLAKELGATHVINPASGDVQKQVFDIVGTDGVDVAIEAVGLPATWEMCQDIVKAGGNISVVGVHGKPVDFKLEKLWIKNLKITTGLVNANTTEMLMKAISTSSVDYTKMLTHHFKFSEMEKAYDVFKHAAENQAMKVVLTAE